One Desmodus rotundus isolate HL8 chromosome 4, HLdesRot8A.1, whole genome shotgun sequence DNA segment encodes these proteins:
- the PDHA2 gene encoding pyruvate dehydrogenase E1 component subunit alpha, testis-specific form, mitochondrial isoform X2, producing the protein MKKMLVAAVSRVLSGVAQKPASRVLVASCNYSNDATFEIKKCDLYRLEEGPPVTAVLTREDGLKYYKMMQIIRRMELKADQLYKQKFIRGFCHLCDGQEACCVGLEAGINPTDHIITSYRAHGFCYTRGLSLRSILAELTGRRGGCAKGKGGSMHMYSKNFYGGNGIVGAQGPLGAGGQIAEAYNMAALWKLPCIFICENNQYGMGTAVERASASTDYYKRGNFIPGLRVDGMDVLCVREAIKFAADYCRSGRGPIVMELQTYRFHGHSMSDPGVSYRTREEVQNVRNKRDPIMLLKDRMVNSNLTSVEELKEIDVEVRKEIDDAAQFAITDPEPPLEEIGHHIYSDSPPFEVRGANQWVKFKSIS; encoded by the exons ATGAAGAAGATGCTCGTAGCTGCTGTGTCTCGCGTGTTGTCCGGAGTCGCCCAGAAGCCTGCTAGCAGAGTGCTGGTGGCATCCTGCAACTATTCAAATGATGCTACGTTTGAAATTAAGAAATGTGATCTTTATCGGTTGGAAGAAGGCCCCCCAGTCACAGCAGTGCTCACTCGGGAGGATGGGCTCAAATACTACAAGATGATGCAGATTATTCGCCGAATGGAATTGAAGGCAGATCAGCTGTATAAACAGAAATTCATTCGTGGTTTCTGTCACCTGTGTGATGGTCAGGAGGCTTGCTGTGTGGGCCTGGAGGCCGGGATAAATCCCACCGACCACATCATCACATCCTACCGGGCTCACGGCTTTTGCTACACTCGTGGACTCTCTCTCCGATCAATTCTGGCAGAGCTGACAGGACGAAGAGGAGGCTGTGCTAAAGGGAAAGGAGGATCCATGCATATGTATTCCAAGAACTTCTACGGGGGCAACGGCATTGTGGGCGCTCAGGGACCCCTGGGAGCTGGG GGTCAGATAGCTGAAGCTTACAATATGGCAGCCTTGTGGAAATTACCATGTATTTTCATCTGTGAGAATAACCAGTATGGAATGGGAACAGCTGTTGAGAGAGCATCAGCCAGCACTGATTACTACAAGAGAGGAAATTTTATCCCTGGACTAAGGGTAGATGGAATGGATGTGCTATGTGTTCGGGAGGCAATTAAGTTTGCAGCTGACTATTGTAGATCTGGAAGGGGGCCCATAGTGATGGAGCTGCAGACATACCGTTTTCACGGACACAGTATGAGTGATCCTGGAGTCAGTTACCGCACACGAGAAGAAGttcaaaatgtaagaaataagCGTGATCCGATTATGCTTCTCAAAGATAGAATGGTAAACAGCAACCTTACCAGTGTTGAAGAATTGAAGGAAATTGATGTTGaagtgaggaaagaaattgaTGATGCAGCCCAGTTTGCTATAACTGATCCTGAACCACCTTTGGAAGAAATAGGCCATCATATCTACAGTGACAGTCCCCCCTTTGAAGTTCGCGGTGCAAATCAGTGGGTCAAGTTTAAGTCCATCAGTTAA
- the PDHA2 gene encoding pyruvate dehydrogenase E1 component subunit alpha, testis-specific form, mitochondrial isoform X1, producing the protein MKKMLVAAVSRVLSGVAQKPASRVLVASCNYSNDATFEIKKCDLYRLEEGPPVTAVLTREDGLKYYKMMQIIRRMELKADQLYKQKFIRGFCHLCDGQEACCVGLEAGINPTDHIITSYRAHGFCYTRGLSLRSILAELTGRRGGCAKGKGGSMHMYSKNFYGGNGIVGAQGPLGAGVSLASKYKGNNEVCLTVYGDGAANQGQIAEAYNMAALWKLPCIFICENNQYGMGTAVERASASTDYYKRGNFIPGLRVDGMDVLCVREAIKFAADYCRSGRGPIVMELQTYRFHGHSMSDPGVSYRTREEVQNVRNKRDPIMLLKDRMVNSNLTSVEELKEIDVEVRKEIDDAAQFAITDPEPPLEEIGHHIYSDSPPFEVRGANQWVKFKSIS; encoded by the coding sequence ATGAAGAAGATGCTCGTAGCTGCTGTGTCTCGCGTGTTGTCCGGAGTCGCCCAGAAGCCTGCTAGCAGAGTGCTGGTGGCATCCTGCAACTATTCAAATGATGCTACGTTTGAAATTAAGAAATGTGATCTTTATCGGTTGGAAGAAGGCCCCCCAGTCACAGCAGTGCTCACTCGGGAGGATGGGCTCAAATACTACAAGATGATGCAGATTATTCGCCGAATGGAATTGAAGGCAGATCAGCTGTATAAACAGAAATTCATTCGTGGTTTCTGTCACCTGTGTGATGGTCAGGAGGCTTGCTGTGTGGGCCTGGAGGCCGGGATAAATCCCACCGACCACATCATCACATCCTACCGGGCTCACGGCTTTTGCTACACTCGTGGACTCTCTCTCCGATCAATTCTGGCAGAGCTGACAGGACGAAGAGGAGGCTGTGCTAAAGGGAAAGGAGGATCCATGCATATGTATTCCAAGAACTTCTACGGGGGCAACGGCATTGTGGGCGCTCAGGGACCCCTGGGAGCTGGGGTTTCTCTGGCCTCTAAATATAAAGGAAACAATGAGGTCTGCTTGACTGTGTACGGGGATGGTGCTGCCAATCAGGGTCAGATAGCTGAAGCTTACAATATGGCAGCCTTGTGGAAATTACCATGTATTTTCATCTGTGAGAATAACCAGTATGGAATGGGAACAGCTGTTGAGAGAGCATCAGCCAGCACTGATTACTACAAGAGAGGAAATTTTATCCCTGGACTAAGGGTAGATGGAATGGATGTGCTATGTGTTCGGGAGGCAATTAAGTTTGCAGCTGACTATTGTAGATCTGGAAGGGGGCCCATAGTGATGGAGCTGCAGACATACCGTTTTCACGGACACAGTATGAGTGATCCTGGAGTCAGTTACCGCACACGAGAAGAAGttcaaaatgtaagaaataagCGTGATCCGATTATGCTTCTCAAAGATAGAATGGTAAACAGCAACCTTACCAGTGTTGAAGAATTGAAGGAAATTGATGTTGaagtgaggaaagaaattgaTGATGCAGCCCAGTTTGCTATAACTGATCCTGAACCACCTTTGGAAGAAATAGGCCATCATATCTACAGTGACAGTCCCCCCTTTGAAGTTCGCGGTGCAAATCAGTGGGTCAAGTTTAAGTCCATCAGTTAA